In Syntrophorhabdus sp., the genomic stretch AATCCAGGAAAAGCGCCGCGTTGGAAGAACCTGTGGATTCCGGCCTTCGCCGGAATGACGTAGGAACGGATTCTATCAACGGGTTGATATACCCAAAATCAAATGTGCAGAGGTACGCGTGGAAAGCAAGATCATTGATGAGATACGGGCGATCGTGGGAAAAGAGAACGCGATAGACTCTCTGGAGGAGCGGCAGTGCTATTCGTACGATGCGAGGACCGATGGCATCGTTCCGGACCTCGTTGTGTTCCCTTCGTCGGCCGAAGAGGTCTCCCGCATCCTGAAGCTTGCCAACCATTACGGCTTTCCCGTTATCCCGAGAGGGCAGGGCACGGGCTTGACAGGCGGGTCCATACCGGTTGTCGAGGGTGTCGTGCTTGTCTTTTCGAGAATGGACCGTATCCTCGAGATAGACACGGAGAACCTCATTGCCGTTGTAGAGCCGGGTGTCATCACCTTCAACCTTCAGCAGGAAGCGGCGAAGCACGGTCTTTTCTATCCGCCCGATCCCGCATCCTACAAGTACTCGAGCATAGGCGGCAATGTCGCGGAGTGCGCCGGCGGGCCCAATTCACTTAAATACGGGGTGACGCGAGACTATGTTATCGGGCTCGAGGTGGTGACGGCCACGGGAGAGATCCTCAATACCGGGGTCCGTACGATGAAGGGGGTCGTGGGCTACGACCTCACACGCCTTTTCGTGGGGAGCGAAGGTACTCTGGGGGTGGTCACGAAGATCACGGTGAAACTGATCCCCCTTCCCGAGGCGAAGGCGACGATCCTTGCCCTCTTCAATGAGGTCGAAGACGCCGCCCGCGCCGTTTCGGCCATCATCGCGGCCAGGATCATTCCCTCCACTATAGAGTTCATGGACAGGGCATCCATCCGGTGCAGTGAAAAGGCCTCTCCCATGGGCATACCCGAGGAGATCGGAGGCCTTCTCCTCATCGAGGTCGACGGCAATGAGGAGGCGGTGGCGCCACAGGTGGGAAAAGTGAAGGACATCCTCGCCGCCCGGAAGGTCGTCCGGTGCGATGTGACCCGGGACCCGGCGGAGGCCGACAAACTCTGGCAGGCCCGCCGTGTCCTCTCGCAGGCCACCTATAACCTGAATCCGGTGAAGATAGCGGAAGACGTCGTGGTTCCCCGCTCCCATATTCCCACGCTGATCCGGACCCTGGAAGCCCTTGAGAAGAAATATGGCATACCCATCCTGAGCTTCGGCCATGCAGGCGACGGCAATTTTCACGTGAGCATCATGATCAAAGACACACCCGAGGACCGCCACAAGGCGGAAGAGGCGGTGAAAGACATCTTTGCCGAGA encodes the following:
- a CDS encoding FAD-binding protein, translating into MESKIIDEIRAIVGKENAIDSLEERQCYSYDARTDGIVPDLVVFPSSAEEVSRILKLANHYGFPVIPRGQGTGLTGGSIPVVEGVVLVFSRMDRILEIDTENLIAVVEPGVITFNLQQEAAKHGLFYPPDPASYKYSSIGGNVAECAGGPNSLKYGVTRDYVIGLEVVTATGEILNTGVRTMKGVVGYDLTRLFVGSEGTLGVVTKITVKLIPLPEAKATILALFNEVEDAARAVSAIIAARIIPSTIEFMDRASIRCSEKASPMGIPEEIGGLLLIEVDGNEEAVAPQVGKVKDILAARKVVRCDVTRDPAEADKLWQARRVLSQATYNLNPVKIAEDVVVPRSHIPTLIRTLEALEKKYGIPILSFGHAGDGNFHVSIMIKDTPEDRHKAEEAVKDIFAETVRLGGTLSGEHGIGTSKSAYLDMELSPQVIVAMKSIKALFDPNNILNPGKIFKLERPA